GAGTCATATTTATTTAATACTACTCTGTGTACTTATTACATTTTATAGTCATATAATTTAAAGGACTCCTCCTACATTCAGAATACATCCGGGTGAGGCAACTCGCACTGTCCTTGTGGTTTATTCTGTATGGCTGGGTCCATGACCGCAACAGGCGGACCCAGAGAACGATTTTTGCCAGTTTAAAAGCCTAGTCACTTGCCGTGTTTGCAAGAAATGTTCCCTTTCGTGTCTATAGCCCTCACCTCCCTCTGCACCTTGGTTCTTACACAACCAAACGCTGGTCTAGCAGACAATTAGACAAGGGGCCAGGGATTAGGATAAGGATGAGAGTggatgagtaagtgacgttaggaAATTAGAATAAAATTATTACTGTACAGACTTCCTTCAAGGTACGGAATACCGCGCTTGATACcccaaaataataagaaaaaaaaattctaggagtgGGAGCAGACATCTCAGGAGCCTCAGCGAGCCAGGCTGGTGATGTTACATGCATGTCAGTACAAGGGGAGGGGGACTCAAATTACAAACTGGCCATTGCATGAAATGGCTGTGGGAATGGGTTGAGGTATTTAGAATAGATATGATTCACAGGTCACCTAGAAATGCCAGCCCTGTGCCAATATATGCATTCTCCTCTGCCCTGTAACATCTCTCCAGTGTGGTCATTTAATGGATGCGTATGTGTCCAGTCTCCATAAATTAACCGAATGTCAGGAgggagagcaaaaaaaaaaaaaaaaaaggggggggataaTCACGTCACAAATGAGTGGACTATTCGCCGTTCTATTAAGATTACAACCCTCACCATAATCCTATAATACAGACTCAATCTATCCTTTAGCTCAGGAACGTCAGAGCTCACAATCTCCTCAGAAACTAAAGGCTCCAACATAAGATGTCTTCTAACATTGAATCCTCGGAGATCTGATTGAGTGTAGTACTATATAACCTAATACTAAATGATCAGCCATAGTCACACTCCAAGTACCTCTCCTTACAGAATATATAAATGTATGGCCACCCAATGGCATTACAGTTTAGACAAGGGATAGTCCATCTACCTGCTGCCGATTATAAAGCCTGTCGGTGTCACAAACAAGGGGGTGGAAAGAGATGCGCTGGCTGATTATGTGGAGGGTAGTGTTTTATTCAGAGGGGGATTAATACTGCTAAGCATGTATAAGGCACAGTGTGAGATTGCTGCTCCCACTCGCACAGGCGTGCAGACAGACACACGACACAGATGTGCGCGGAGATGACATGCCCGCCTGGGAGGCAGCAGAGGCATTGGCCAAGCCCTGCCAAGATGCTGAACAGGATGGGAGTTAGGCGGAAGAGGGGGCGGAGGGAGGGATGGTGTTCACTCAGGGTGGGATCACTTCTGGTTCTTCAGCTGATTGGACAGCCAGTCCAAGCCTTCATACAGACCATCCCCACTGGTTGCACAGGTTGCTTGAATGTACCAATTCCTCTGACGTAGAGCGTGGAGGCCCAATTTGTCTGTGATTTCTGCTGCATTCATTGCATTTGGGAGGTCCTACAAATACAAGAATTCGGTTAAGCTAGTCACACGACTGTCACTTCACTGCGGTTCCGTGTATAGTGAATTGCTTCAACAGCAATTTAGCAAAAATACTTCTGGGGTTGTGAGTGAGCTCTCCTTAACGGAATAGTGAAAGGGAACCTGACACCTCGTTTAGGTGTTTAAAACTGCCCGCAGGACCTTTATCTGGCTACGGTGGTCCAGAAGGGACTCTAGATTCCTTTGAGTAACTTGTAAATCCGCATAAAACGCACTTATTATTTTTCTCGTTGTTTGTAAATTCACTTCTTTAAGTTGAGGAGGCTGGCACAAACCTCCTGGAAGTCAGGCTTTCCCCGCTGTAGCTTGATTGACTTTCGCCAGGCCAGGGAACATCCATTCCGCGCAGAGTCTGTTCACCTTCAGTGCATGTGCAGTGAAGAGCTGAAACCAGGGGGCATGTGCCGGAAGTAAATGGAGTCTGTGCAGGATCTCATGAGAGTAGTGGATGACGTGCCCTGGTCTGGAGAACATCAAATTAAACTGCAGTGGAAGATGTGTGGGTGGGGAAACCCTGACTTTCAGGAGGTTTGTGCCAGCTTCCTTGACATCTACAAGTTAATTTACATAGAGCAAGAACAAAAAAGCATTTTGTGCGGATTTACAAGTTACTCAAAGGAAACAAGAATCAATTCTGGACCACCATAACAACAAGATGATGGTACGGTGGGCAGTTTCAAACACAAACGAGATGTcatgttccctttaaaggagttatcggGGGTTAAAGAAGGACTCAGACAAACCCTGTAAATGGTCTAAAATAACTAAAGAATCAATACTTGCTTCTTTACTCCCAGCAATGCGCTACGCTCCTCCCCACTGCTATCTtcatggctgcagtggtcatgttctACGCATGCATGGTCTCAGCAGTACATgggacatcactgctgaggccagtgactggctgcagtgatgaCCCGTGTGCGTGGAACGTCACCGCTTCACCCAGGAAAATAAAACAGCAGCAGGGAGGACCGGAGTGCAGTGCAGGAAGAAGCAGCGGAGAATGGGGGTAAGTACTTATTCTTTTGTTATTACAGATCAATTGCAGGGGCTGCTTGAGTTTTTTATTTAactccgacaacccctttaacaaagtaGAAATCGCATAAGAACTTCCTCCACTAATCGTCATGTTTCCCGAGATCCTAATCTGCATCAAATTACTAGTAGAGCttagaaatatacagtatatgtatttgTATGTAGATTACCTGTTTGTTAGCAAATACTAGTAGCACTGCATCCCGCAGCTCGTCCTCTGCCAGCATCCTTGTCAATTCCTCCCTTGCTTCATTGACTCGCTCTCTGTCATTACTGTCAACCACAAAGATGAGTCCTGTGTATAAGAGAAGAGTCCAAATGACCAACAATTTTTAAGTGGAAGATTTTTAATCAATTTATAGTGCCAACACCCAAAATTCAGCATCCCCATTGTACTCTCGGTCTATTTGCTTTAGAAACCATGGGGCTCTTGTCCATGAGGGCTACAGAAACTTCTGTTGGAACAGCACCACCGCTTGAAAAACACTACTGATCCAAATATCAGGTGGTGTCAAAATATTTTTAGAGCTGCTACCTATGCCGCTGCGATGCTCTCCGCcggggactccaagatggcgcacggctcgggatgtgtaaaagctcaagttcttgcgaatctcgcgagaacttgagctccttctccatggctaagagcggggcgctctgattggatgcactCGCAGCCAAGGAGAAGATAACCGTGCCCAGGACAAATTCAAGTCCCCGCCTAGTTAAACCAaatcgcctcattagcatatgaggtgCCAAAACAAACGGGGACCACAACTGACGAAGGGGAGGGGtcctttaaaaaagaaaaaaaaaaaaaaaaagaaaggaaagacaTCACTGGGGGCCGCACTCTGTAAGGTAATATAACCATTTCAATACatgtatcctggtgaaaggtcctctttaagtgaggCCATGCACACGGCAAATAAGTCCTGGGCGGCCCAGACAGGCCACCAGTAGAGGGGATCGCTTGATCCACCAACAAgcatgagcagctcccacagATTCATTATCCACCATCCACACACAGACAGCaacttcattacacacccctgtccGGACCATTTCCAGGCAGTTAGCAGAAGGAAGTTTGGTGTCATGACGGCCATTAAGTGTCCTGCCGTCTACTTCATTTGCAGCAGTGTCATAAATGGGAAACATGGACTACTATGGACTGAAACCAAACACAGGAAGGCTGCACCACACATGCTCAACCTACCACAACCAGcccgtggacaggtgtggtgctgacaAAATACATACCCTGAGTGTTCTGGAAGTAATGGCGCCACAATGGTCTGATTTTGTCCTGGCCACCAACATCCCAAACAGTGAAGCTGATGTTCTTGTATTCTACAGTCTCCACATTAAAACCTGAAAAGAGATAGAAGTGTTAGGAGTGAGCCTCTTACATCTAcagcttaggctagtttcacactagtgctttTGTATCCGGCAGGGGACAGCATGCCTTATCTCTCTGTATTTCCAGAAGCTACCGTGTTGCCGTTCGGCCCCGTTAACTATAATGGCAATTGGTGGAGATTGGTTGGCGCTGGATCTTGGCcgatccccattatagttaatggggcaaaTGGGTATCGGGTAGCGCCTGGCAATGTCAGATCCAGACACCTTCGGCCGGGTGCTCcctactggaacagcctgccagagatgtctaatgctagtgtgaaactagcctaaaaggaatttttcaaggaCTTTTTTCCTTTAAGTCAGTCACAAAAGGattaaaaattaaccacactcatCGACCCCCTGCTGCCATTCTAACACTGGTTGAGTCTCTGCTGCTCTTCCTGTTCGGCTGGACACACTGGAAATACCAGTTAAAGCCCACTCAGCTAATCAATGGCAGAGGCGGCTCACTGTTCCTTCCAGTGAATGGCTGAGCAAGCCTTAGAGCAGCGGAGAGTGGACCAACATCAGAGCAGGGAATAGGCAAGGTTGATTATGGTCTAAAAATTAAACACTgtcttttttcttcacatttaTTTCCCCCATAATGCTGAAGAGAAGACGTGTGTACCTATTGTAGGAATAGTAGTCACAATCTCGCCCAGCTTCAGCTTATAAAGGATTGTAGTTTTTCCGGCGGCATCCAGGCCCACCATAAGAATTCTCATCTCTTTCTTGCCAAATAGGCCTTTAAAAAGGTTTGCAAACATGTTCcccattgtagtgtttgtgtgtttgTCCTCTTCACCTGGTAAAGATAAGATTGGAAAATTAGAGCATGAATTAGCAAAAATAAGAAAACTTTGCATAGAACTGTTCATTGGAGGGGATTTAAAGCCCAATTGTGCCCAGTTTCTTATGCCAGTGTGccatttcactttaaagggaacctgtcatcaactttatgctgcccatactaacagcagaataaagtagcGATATGTGAGTGCATGTGGCGacaggtctgtcatttataagttataaGTAAGTGGTTgacgagaaccaacatcataatcCTTACAGACTGGACCTGgagaagagtcacggccacctgagaagagtcctggttattcatgaattcctgctctcctgtccacctgctgatgactgaccggcttctacctagttttctccctttctctctaggagagaactgccaatcatcagcagcaggtggtggagagcaggagattaggaataaccatgactcttctcaggtagatgtgactcttctcaaggcctgggcctcaatgattatgatgctggttctcagcaaccacttacttttcgcTCATCAGTAACACATCGCTGacctcagcatttctgtcactattttatgctgccctcactgaggctagcataaagttgatgacgggttccctttaatgtgGCCTCCGTGCATTTACCTGTATTTAGATCTGCTCACATCACATTCAAAGCCTGCGTTGGCACGATAAGTCAAAATGTGAGGTGCACtatatgcggatgacatgctTATATACATAGGGGGTGTGGAGGGATCAGTGGGCCCAATAAGGTCCCTTGTACACGATTTTGGAGATCGGTCTGGCCTTCGCATAAACTGGGATAAATCTATTTTATTTCCGCTTGATCAGATTCCGCTGCCGAGTACTAGGTCTGAAAAAATGAATGCACGGTGTAAACTTCCAATGACAGAAGCAATCTCTTTAAAAGGATACTTATGCCAAAACTAATGTATTGCATAACTCCCTCGTATGGATCCCGCAAcagatctttattaaaaatacaaGATTTATTCAGAAGCTTGATCTGGCGTAAAAAAAGGGCTAGGATAAAGTTGGACACTCTGCAGAGGGGGACAAATTCAGGAGGTCCATCTATTCCCAAACCCTGGCTCTACTTCTTCGCTTCCCAGTTACAACAATTGAGGGGACGGGTCCCTGGGGACAATGCGTCAGCACACATTATAGAACACGAGTTCCCTATAACCTTACTGGAACAAGGTGGTCTCACTGTTCAGGTTGCCGGACTCCCTACACAACCTAATATGTAAGGTGTGGCGCAAGTGTCGAGATCTGCGGTCCGTAACAGGCTTCACCCAGGTTACTCCTTTATGGAGGAATCCCCAGCTGCCCGAAATATTCCGCTTGGAAGGGTTCTCCTCGTGGGAAAAGAAAGGTGTTCTTATATCAACTGCAGAAGAATGTCGCGTTTAAATCTTTTGAACAAATTATGGATGAGTTTGCCCTTCCGCATACTGCCTTCTTTCAATTTCTACAACTAAGACACGCATTTCAGGCGCAAGCAAAATCTACATCAGTTTCCTGTGTAATAGCCCCTCCGATGCAGCAGACTCTCACTCGGCACTCTTCGAGAGGGCTAATctcgctaagggctcatgcacacgacccttgttttgcggtcagtttttaacagatccgttgttcagtatctgaggttttttttcccctccaatttaagtcctcttccattccgttattgcacaaaacatatccatatggtttccgtatttgatctgttttttttgcggatcgtttgCAGAAACaggaacttattaatcaccaaacacatgagcaatatgggctgggcatatcatttctacagtatggatccgcaaaatacggatgtgttccgtgtgcattctgttttatgTTGCGGACgcactgacttgaatggggccttggaccgtgatttgcagacaataataggacatgcactacttttttgcagaacggccatgcggacaaatggaaacggaatgcacacagtaacttctgtattttctacagccccattgaagtgaatggttccgcctaCGGCCCGcaaacaaaacggaacggaagcggaaataaaatacattcgtgtgcatgagccctaatatatAGGAATCTTTTTGTGAAGTCTGTGGGAGACTAATCTCTGCAGGTTAGACCAAAATGGGAGAAGGATGTTGGCCCTATATCGGTGGATCAATGGAGTGCAGTATTGGCACCGACGCCTCAGCTGTCAGTGAAGGCCAGCGTATGTCTCAACCATTACTCGTTCACCACGTATACCGGACCCCATCCTGTTTAAAATTGGGGTTAGAGCAGACGCCTTCTGCCCAAGATGTGGGGTGGGCCCTGCATCTCTAGTGCACATGGGAATGCGCGTACTACAAAGTATCAAGGACGCTTATCATGTAGGGGGTTCTGCCTGGTCCTACGGCATGGGGATATTAGACATTACGGACCATTGTACGCGCTTGAGTGTACAGCGCCTACTTTTTCAGGCCCGGAAACTAATTGCTAAGCACTGGCTTCGCTGACGACCCCCCACTTTAGCCGAGTTTCTGAAAAGAATGGAGGGTATATTTCGACTAGAAAAGGGGGTCTATGTCAAAAGGCAGTGTATCACCAAGTTTACAAAAATATGGGACAAGCGAGTTTCTTCGAGGATTGGCGTGTCTTCCTCACGGCCTGCCTCTAATCCCCTGGCGATGGAGGAGGGGGACACCAAGTGGTGCAGTTAGATAGCAAATCTTTATGTTCAGATCCAATGTAGGGAACAATAGATTTGGGGAGAATGACGTAGAGGGAGAAATGGGAGCCATGTTTGAATTTGGAGACAGACGGGTCCAGACCACACTCATAGATAGACATGATATCTTCTTAGACGTTTGATACCCTTGCAGGGGTTCAGAGTAACCATCTCTTCGCTAGTGGGGGAAGGGGTTCCGTTTTTTGGTACACAGCTGACAACTACgtataagggagcattcacacgaccgtgttggttttgcggtccacaaatcagtgtgttccgtatgtcttcaaTTATCTTTCAGTTTCGTAAAtccgtataatacggacgtggtgcttccgtgtgtcatccatttttaactgtccgcaaaaaactgaaatggaaCTGAAATTcggtttcctagaatgttttcagtccaggggtccacaaaaaacggatgacatatggatgcatttccgtgtgctatccgtttttttacggacccaatgactttctatggggccacggaccgcaatttgcagccaagtataggacatgttctaaattaaaaggaacggacagcacacggatgacaatgaaaggcattccgcaatttttgcggaaccatagaaatgaatgggtccttgcattgtccgcaaaaattgcggaacggacacggaagaaaaacacggacgtgtgaatgctccctaatgGTGTGAAAACTTGGAGTATTATCCGAGATATCTGTGTCCCTTATGGTTATGTATTTTTGCTGTATGGATGGACCACTGACCCAATCAAGTTGAATGGATCTGCAGCCGCCACAGCGCAGGCCACACGGACTGTGCCTGTGcactggggactgcaatttgcagaagACCCAATATGGATGTTCATTACTTTTACCCCTGGAAAAGATTCAGAATTTAAAATACGCAAATAATAATTCTCCTTTCTGCAAATAGATCCAGCCTTTGCTCTGCTGCCAAGTGCCTGTGTCCTTCACTGTCCATTAATAGGCAAGAAGATTCAGTAGACGTGGGAACAGTCGTCATGGCAACTTTAGACATCTGACAGTGTACCTCGCTGACAGGAGGGGGTGCAATATAAAGCTGGTGTACAGTGGAGACACACAATTACACGAATACGAGGGGCCGGACAGGATGGTCCATGTCTTCTACCACATTCACCTGCAGACTATTTGCGCAGGCAGTTTATTTCATGCTCGGAGGTAATATTTAACTCAATGCCAAATGAATCCCAGGAAAGCAGCAGCTAATTTGCCTAGAAATATGCTAATGGCTTCTAACTACTGGGTGACTTCCATCTGAGGTTTATTGCTCTGCCGCTGGCTACAGGGAAGGTACACACTGCTATAGTac
This window of the Bufo bufo chromosome 6, aBufBuf1.1, whole genome shotgun sequence genome carries:
- the LOC121005969 gene encoding ADP-ribosylation factor 1-like, with the translated sequence MGNMFANLFKGLFGKKEMRILMVGLDAAGKTTILYKLKLGEIVTTIPTIGFNVETVEYKNISFTVWDVGGQDKIRPLWRHYFQNTQGLIFVVDSNDRERVNEAREELTRMLAEDELRDAVLLVFANKQDLPNAMNAAEITDKLGLHALRQRNWYIQATCATSGDGLYEGLDWLSNQLKNQK